One part of the Arthrobacter tumbae genome encodes these proteins:
- a CDS encoding PmoA family protein, with protein sequence MPELQLRRPSNSELVISCGAVDLATYVFIPPATRSEAPKPYLHPLRTLSGAPLTGFRPWDHRWHKGLQMTWSHVSGQNFWGGPTFSPETDYQWRDNLGTIEHDGFPGLSASPDRISLGEALTWRNSAGERWLSEQRETVFSSVDVQEQSWQLDFTTELTNVSDRSLDLGSPTTHGRANAGYTGFFWRGPRSWTGCSILGPEGADGEAMMGASAPWIALAGQNDELDGGATIVALAGTSSSAVPLKWFVRSEPFAALAPSPAFDEEITLAPGESLRLQHRYVFVDRICERDDIERIAKGASL encoded by the coding sequence ATGCCTGAACTGCAGCTTCGCCGTCCATCCAACAGTGAGCTGGTGATCTCCTGCGGCGCCGTTGACCTGGCGACTTATGTATTCATCCCGCCGGCAACCCGCTCGGAAGCTCCGAAGCCGTACCTGCACCCGCTGCGGACGCTGAGCGGTGCGCCGCTCACCGGCTTCCGCCCGTGGGATCACCGCTGGCACAAGGGCCTACAGATGACCTGGTCCCACGTTTCGGGGCAGAACTTCTGGGGCGGGCCGACGTTCTCTCCGGAGACCGATTACCAGTGGCGGGACAACCTGGGCACCATTGAGCACGACGGTTTCCCGGGGCTGTCCGCCTCGCCTGACCGGATCTCGCTGGGTGAAGCCCTGACGTGGCGCAACTCCGCCGGCGAGCGCTGGCTCTCGGAGCAGCGCGAGACCGTCTTCTCCAGCGTCGATGTGCAGGAGCAGTCCTGGCAACTGGACTTCACCACCGAGTTGACCAACGTGTCGGACCGTTCCCTTGATCTTGGCAGCCCCACCACGCACGGCCGCGCCAACGCCGGGTACACCGGTTTCTTCTGGCGCGGTCCGCGCAGCTGGACCGGCTGCTCGATCCTCGGACCCGAGGGTGCCGATGGCGAAGCGATGATGGGCGCCTCTGCGCCCTGGATCGCCCTCGCCGGGCAGAATGACGAGCTCGACGGCGGTGCCACCATCGTTGCGCTGGCCGGGACGTCGTCGTCGGCGGTTCCGCTCAAGTGGTTTGTCCGCAGCGAACCATTCGCGGCGCTGGCCCCCTCCCCCGCTTTCGACGAGGAGATCACGCTTGCACCCGGGGAGTCGCTGCGGCTCCAGCACCGGTACGTCTTCGTGGACCGGATCTGCGAGCGCGACGACATCGAGCGGATTGCGAAGGGCGCGTCCCTGTGA
- a CDS encoding cupin domain-containing protein, giving the protein MSDLRVYEWATADGHHGGTPHLHTVSNEGYVVIGGSGEVHTLSSEGYARDPLSAGSVLWFSPGTVHRLINTGDLHILTIMQNSGLPEAGDAVLTFPLEIVSDAGRYRSAVTLPEGSEAERGEAARRRRDLAIEGYADLLAALESGDRGPLEAFYVAAAALVQPRVEEWTKLWTDTVLADVETTRAQLTSLAEGDASHLGGAAVVRAVPRPEPRAFGMCGRLGIWDADRRS; this is encoded by the coding sequence ATGAGCGACCTGCGGGTCTACGAGTGGGCGACCGCTGACGGGCACCATGGGGGGACGCCGCACCTGCACACGGTGTCGAACGAGGGGTACGTGGTGATCGGCGGATCAGGTGAGGTGCACACGCTCTCCTCCGAGGGCTACGCGCGAGACCCGCTGAGTGCCGGCTCGGTGCTGTGGTTCAGCCCGGGCACGGTGCACCGGCTCATCAACACCGGGGACCTGCACATCCTGACGATCATGCAGAACTCGGGGCTTCCCGAGGCGGGGGACGCAGTGCTGACGTTTCCGCTGGAGATTGTTTCCGACGCCGGCAGGTACCGGTCAGCGGTCACGTTGCCTGAGGGCAGCGAGGCGGAGCGCGGCGAGGCCGCCCGTCGTCGTCGTGATTTGGCAATCGAGGGCTACGCGGACCTGCTGGCTGCGCTGGAGAGCGGCGACCGCGGTCCGCTGGAGGCGTTCTACGTCGCCGCGGCCGCGCTGGTGCAGCCTCGTGTGGAGGAGTGGACGAAACTGTGGACGGACACGGTGCTTGCGGATGTCGAGACGACCCGCGCGCAGCTGACCTCCCTCGCGGAAGGCGACGCTTCGCACCTGGGCGGCGCCGCCGTCGTACGTGCCGTGCCGCGGCCTGAGCCGCGCGCCTTTGGGATGTGCGGGCGGCTGGGGATCTGGGACGCCGACCGGCGCTCCTAA
- a CDS encoding phosphatase PAP2 family protein yields the protein MTIETRHEHLLWRRLFGVPLIVTVSCGILMVVTAIVADLPIRDPDGFLGPSYVRLPLIALIFLAADVVPRVALKRPVPRDVLGMVVRVLRERWSGPRMAVTVAGLTVFYLSYVAYRNFKSFLPFLQERREDMLLLASDRLLVGGQYPGDILHELLGTGISATVLSAVYMFYMLFVPLSLAAALIWFDNLSLGAWYVTALSFNWLLGAVSYYTLPSLGPIYVHPGTFADLPDTAVAGLQEGLWRNRVEVLADPHATQDVHGIAAFASLHVSVVFTAALVAHLARLPKLLRWALWAFVALTSVATVYFGWHYIVDVPAGLVIGGLSVWLAALAVGRTRAARSQLPDPATAQAAAPRLG from the coding sequence ATGACTATTGAAACAAGACATGAACATTTGTTGTGGCGTCGCTTGTTCGGCGTCCCGCTCATCGTCACCGTTTCATGCGGAATCCTGATGGTGGTGACCGCAATCGTCGCGGATCTTCCCATCCGTGACCCTGATGGCTTCCTGGGTCCCAGCTATGTTCGTCTGCCCCTGATTGCGCTCATCTTCTTGGCGGCCGATGTGGTGCCGCGGGTAGCCCTCAAACGCCCAGTCCCCAGGGATGTCCTCGGAATGGTGGTTCGTGTTCTTCGCGAACGCTGGAGCGGACCCCGTATGGCAGTCACGGTGGCGGGGCTGACGGTTTTCTATCTTTCGTACGTCGCCTACCGGAACTTCAAGAGCTTCCTGCCCTTCCTCCAGGAGCGCCGTGAGGACATGCTGTTACTTGCTTCCGACCGTCTGCTGGTGGGCGGTCAGTATCCCGGAGACATACTTCACGAGCTTCTCGGAACGGGCATCAGCGCCACAGTTCTGTCTGCGGTGTACATGTTCTACATGCTATTCGTTCCGCTTTCGCTTGCCGCAGCGCTGATCTGGTTCGACAACCTTTCCCTGGGGGCCTGGTATGTCACCGCGCTCAGCTTCAACTGGCTCCTCGGCGCGGTTAGCTACTACACGCTTCCCTCGCTGGGGCCGATCTATGTGCATCCCGGAACGTTCGCGGACTTGCCCGACACCGCCGTCGCCGGTTTGCAGGAGGGTCTATGGCGTAACCGCGTCGAAGTGCTGGCCGACCCCCATGCCACGCAAGACGTGCACGGGATCGCCGCCTTCGCCTCGCTCCACGTCTCCGTGGTCTTTACGGCGGCACTGGTTGCGCACCTGGCGCGCCTGCCCAAGCTGCTTCGCTGGGCTCTATGGGCCTTTGTTGCCTTGACGTCGGTAGCAACCGTCTACTTCGGATGGCACTATATCGTCGACGTTCCTGCCGGTTTGGTCATCGGAGGACTCTCGGTGTGGTTGGCGGCACTGGCCGTCGGTCGAACCAGGGCCGCTCGGTCACAACTGCCTGATCCCGCGACAGCCCAGGCAGCAGCCCCGCGCCTGGGTTAA